In Chitinophagaceae bacterium C216, the genomic stretch AAAAATCGTTTGAAAAACCTCAGCTGATTTTTAAACACAGTACGCGTTGTTCTATCAGCACAGTGGTAAAAAACAGGTTGTTTAAAAACGAGACACCGGACACTGTGGATTTTTATTATTTAGACCTCATAGCGTATCGGCATATCTCCAATCAAATAGCAGAGCGCTATCAGGTAACGCACGAATCGCCACAGGTTTTATTGATTAAAGATGGAGTATGCATTTTCCATGAAAGCCATAGTGCTATTTATATGGAAGATATTCTAGAAAAGGCTTCATAAACTTAAAAAATGATTTCTTTTTTCAATTAAATATCTCTATTTTTGCGGCCCGTCGGCGGGGTAGCTCAGGTGGTTAGAGCGCAGGATTCATAACCCTGAGGTCATGGGTTCAACTCCCATCCCCGCTACAAAAATTAAAGGATTTTCATTGTTGAATGAAAATCCTTTTTTTATACACTCACTTATTGAAATCGATCTTTACTCAGGTACTTTATCGGTTTTTACGCCTCCTCCCCCCATTCTTTACTTGACATTTTATGGAAAAGCAATTTTTATTACAATAACCTGTCACAGCAAATAAAAAATAGGGATGCTTAGATAATGCTAAACACCCCTATTTTATTTAGTATGTCAGGCCTGGTTAGTTATTACCTGCAAATTGTTTTCTGATAATATTCAATGCCCCACCAGCTTTGAACCATTCGATTTGTTGAGCATTGTAGCTATGGTTGGCCAGAATTTCCTCTGAAGTACCATCAGCGTGATGTAACACCAAGGTAAGTGGTTTGCCTGGAGCAAACTCAGTCAGGCCGATAATATCGATAGTATCGTCTTCCTGAATTTTTTCGTAATCATCTTTATTAGCAAAAGTCAGCGCCAGCATACCTTGTTTTTTGAGGTTTGTTTCGTGAATACGTGCGAATGACTTTACCAACACAGCACGTACACCTAGGTGTCTGGGCTCCATTGCGGCATGCTCACGGCTACTACCTTCACCATAGTTCTCATCTCCCACCACAATACTTCCGATACCTGCGGCTTTATATGCACGCTGTGTAGCAGGAACCGGGCCGTATTCGCCGGTCAGCTGATTTTTAACGTTATCAGTTTTATCGTTGAAATAGTTTACCGCACCAATCAGTAAGTTATTGGAAATATTATCCAAGTGACCTCTGTATTTCAGCCAGGGACCTGCCATAGAGATATGGTCGGTAGTACATTTACCTTTTACTTTAATCAGTAGTTTCAGCCCTTTCAGGTCGGTACCTTCCCATGCGGGGAATGGCTCCAACAATTGCAAACGCTGGCTGTTAGGATCTACTATCACTTGAACACTACTTCCATCTGCAGCTGGGGCTTGATAACCCGGATCATCCACTGCAAAACCTTTAACAGGCAGCTCATCTCCTGTAGGAGGATCCAATTTTACTTCCACTCCATCTTCATTCACCAGCGTATCCGTCATCGGGTTAAAGGTTAGATCTCCGGCAATAGCCAGTGCCGTTACAATTTCAGGAGAAGCTACAAAGGCGTAAGTATTGGGATTACCATCGGCACGTTTAGCAAAGTTTCTATTGAAAGAGTGAACGATGGTATTTTTTTCTTTTTTCTCAGCTCCTACCCTGTTCCACATACCGATACAAGGTCCACAAGCGTTGGCAAATACAGTAGCACCGATTTTATCAAAGGTTTCCAAGAACCCGTCGCGTTCTATGGTATAGCGCACTTGTTCAGAACCCGGGGTAATGGTGAACTCGGCTTTAGTTTTCAGATTTTTTTCGCTTACCTGCTTAGCCAGCGATACCGCACGGCTAATGTCTTCGTAAGAAGAGTTGGTACAGCTACCAATCAAGCCTACTTCTACTTTAGTGGGCCAGCCGTTGGCAGCAGCCGCTTCTTTCATTTTGGAAATTGGAGTAGCCAAATCAGGAGTGAACGGACCATTCAAGTGCGGCTCTAGTTCATCCAGATTAATTTCTATTAATTGATCAAAGTATTTTTCAGGATTTGCATAAACTTCGGGATCCGCTGTAAGATGCTCAGCCAGTGCATCGGCCAGATCTGCTACATCGGCACGGTTAGTAGCTCTCAAGTAGCGGCTCATGCTTTCATCATAAGCAAAAGTAGAAGTAGTAGCTCCTACTTCGGCCCCCATGTTACAGATGGTACCTTTACCGGTACAGCTCAATGATTGAGCTCCTTCTCCAAAGTATTCAATAATACAGCCTGTACCACCTTTTACGGTAAGAATACCTGCCACTTTGAGAATGATATCTTTGGGTGCAGCCCAACCGTTCAGTTTACCGGTCAGTTTTACACCAATCAATTTAGGCATTTTCAATTCCCAGGGGAGACCTGCCATTACATCACAGGCATCAGCACCACCCACACCAATTGCAATCATCCCCAAACCACCAGCATTTACGGTATGGCTATCGGTACCGATCATCATACCGCCGGGAAATGCATAGTTTTCGAGTACTACCTGGTGAATAATACCGGCTCCCGGTTTCCAGAAACCGATGCCGTATTTATTGGATACGGAAGCAAGAAAATCATATACTTCTTTACTCTCTGCATTAGCTCTTTTCAGGTCCTCTTCGGCTCCGGTCTGTGCCATAATAAGGTGATCACAGTGAACCGTAGAAGGCACAGCCACTTTATCACGCCCCGCCTGCATAAACTGCAACAAAGCCATTTGGGCAGTGGCGTCTTGCATCGCTACACGGTCAGGAGCAAAATCCACATAATCTACGCCGCGTTCAAACGGACGTGTAGCAGGGGTAGTAAGGTGAGCATATAATACTTTTTCAGCGTAAGTCAGAGGACGGCCAAGTAGTTGGCGTGCAGCATTTACTTTTTGTTCAAATTCTGCGTACGTTTTTTTAATTAGATCGATATCAAATGCCATTTGAAGTTGTTTTTATCTGAATAATAGGCCCTTAAGAAAGGTTACAAAATTACAAAAAATAGGCGTAAAGAGGTTATCCGATATGCATTTTACAAGATGTTTTAATAAATTTGGGTGTGTTAACCTAAAATCAATTAGTTATGAACCGCCTGAAAAGTTTTGTTGAATGGAGCGCTTTCGGTGTATGTGCATCTATTGGTGAAAGGTTAAACATTTCTCCCTGCCGTATTCGACAGTACTTTATTTACACCTCCATGCTTACCATGGGATCGCCCATTGTTGTTTACATGATTCTCGCTTTTCTAAAAAACATCAAAAAGTACATCTATTCTTACAAAAGAAACCCTTGGTATTATTTATAACATCCTTTTATATCTTTTTGTTTCTTACATTTATTTTTCTATCAGCCCCAATTAAAAACAAAGAAGGATGTTCCGAATACGCAGAACATCCTTCTTTGAGAATTTCACGGTGTTTTAAGATTTAACGGCCTTAATAACTTTTGAATAGGTAGTTGTTCCGTCAATATCTACCTGTGCAATACGCACATAAATCGTTTTATCTGTTCCGGTATTAACAACATCTGATTTGCTACATGCATACAGCCCCATACCGGTTAATGCAATCATCATTGCTACGCCCCATTTCGACACTCTTCTTCCTAAACCAGCCAGGCTCATCAATCCTAACACAGACACTGACAATACACCTAGCGGTAATGCACTGCGATCAATAGTGTGTGTGTAATCCAGCGGTGTGTTGCTTACCAGTTGAGCTTTACTCAGTACTGTTGCTACTTTGGTAAAGTGTTTACCATCAACAGATACTTCTATATCGAAGTGATGATTATTTACCTCTGATAATGTTTGCCAATTTACAATCAACCCTTCTTTGGCCAAAAGAGCTTGAATAGTGCCAAACTGAACCGGATTAACAATATCTCCAAAAGGACGAGCCATGTCGCCTAGCAGCGTATATTGTGCTCCGGACCTCATATTCATCAACCCCATTCCATCATTATGAATATTACTTACATCCAGAATATTTACACCGCCTGTTGTCAGATCTATTTCGCCATACTCCCCCGAAGCAAACAATGCATACAGATGATTCCCGGCAATATTAAAAGCCAAACCAACCAGTGGTGAAGAGGGTACTTCATTAGTTATGGTGCCTACCGGATTAGCGATATAGGCTTTCCTCGATGCGTTCAGGTTGGCTGCTATTGGGAAACCTACCATATCTTCCCCTCCGAGTGTCGGATGTGGATAGTTGATATAAGAATACAATAATCCGGTTTCAGGATGCACATCTATATCGTGAAAGCCTGATTCAGTTCTCGAGGCACTGTAAAGCTTGTCGCCCCAGTTGCCAGGCGTATTATTGTAATTATCATTAAAGCTTTGCACGAATGCATTAACGGCTGCCTTTACACGCGCGTTACTAATGTCCAGTTTATAATAACGAGAAGGAGCGGCGGGGGTACTGGTCAAAGAAGAAATATTATCTATTTCAGCTACATAAATCGTAATATCATCAGCATCTAAGTCTAAAAGCTTTTTCCTAGATGCTATCACCGATTCCATCTTCCCCAAATGACTTAAAGCTATAGTCAAATAAATGTATTTGTCATTATAAACGGTTCCAGCTAAGAAGTTCACGTACTCAACTTTTACTTTGTATCCCCTATCAGAAACATTCTTGCCTTCACCTGTAACGGGCAATACGCCTAAATCCTGATAAGTACCATCGGCACCAATTCTGTAAAGGTGTACGTCATCGGTGAGATCTTCAGGTGTGCCGTTATCACTGTACACAGCAGAATACAATAATTTGTCCACATTATTCAAACCAACCCCGTTTACTTCATGAGGCGAAAAATCCACTGTGGCACATGAAGTGAACCCCAAGGCATTCTCCATACCCGCATTCGGTATAGTGTAAAGTGTATAATGGGAATTGGATCCTGCCTTTGACACCACTACGGCTGTTTCTGCCGGAAACGGAATTTGAGCCACACAGAAGGCTGAAATCAATATTGAAAATAAAGAAATTATAAATTCAATTTTCTTCATAAGTATTTGATTTACAGGGTCAACTTTTAATTCACAAGGGCGTAATAAAACGGGGCAAAAAAAATCTGTAAATCATCTCATGAAGAAAATATTCGCCGAATGCCACTACTTGTTCGCTGAATACACCTATTTTATCGATGAAATATTTTTACTCTTTATGTGAAAAATATAAGGAAAGCTTTGAGTGTAACATTTCGATGTTTTTAGCTATTATTAGATATAAAAACAACGGTACATATTTGGAGATAGTACAAGAAATAGCAATTGACCCGCTGGTTGAACGGTGTCGTACTGGAGATAGAACTGCCTATTACGCGGTATACCGACAATATAGCAAGGCTATGTTAAGTAGCAGCATGCGTATACTAAACAACTTGGCCGATGCAGAAGATGTGGTACAGGAAGCTTTCGTAGATGCGTTTAAAAATCTGGATCGTTTTACTTACAAAAGTAGTTTTGAAGCTTGGCTACGCAGAATTGTTATAAACAAATCCATTAATCTAATCCGCAAAAGAAAAGTATATTTTTCAGACATAGACAGCACAAATCTTAGCTCCTTGAAAGAGGATGAGTTTGATGAAGAACAGTGGGATTATAATATCGAACAGATTAAAAAAGCTATTGCGCAACTTCCAGACCGGCATCGCATCATCTTTAATTTATATGCGGTAGACGGCATTCCTCAAGAAGAAATCGCGCTAATGCTAAAACTTTCGCATAATAATGTGCGTACCCTTTATCACAGAGCCAAAAAGAAAATAATGGAGTTTATCAATTATGAACAGAAAAGGTAAACTGGAAACATTTATACAACAACATAAAGAAACTTTTGATGAGTACACACCATCCGATGCCCTCTGGCACCGAATTGAAAGGGAGCTCAACATCCCTGATAAACAGTCGGGAAAAGTATACTCTCATAAATGGATGCGCATTGCCGCAGCAGTTGCAGTTTTCTTAGCTGTTTCCATTATCATTTATCAGACCACCATTTCTAAAAATATTTCCCCTACAATCACTCATACACAAACTCCTCCGCCCTCGGCAGACTCCAACAAAGGGCTGATGGTACCCATTCCGGAAACGGAAGAATCGAACAACAGTCCCCTACTGGCTGACCAAAAACAGACACCT encodes the following:
- the acnD gene encoding 2-methylcitrate dehydratase (2-methyl-trans-aconitate forming) produces the protein MAFDIDLIKKTYAEFEQKVNAARQLLGRPLTYAEKVLYAHLTTPATRPFERGVDYVDFAPDRVAMQDATAQMALLQFMQAGRDKVAVPSTVHCDHLIMAQTGAEEDLKRANAESKEVYDFLASVSNKYGIGFWKPGAGIIHQVVLENYAFPGGMMIGTDSHTVNAGGLGMIAIGVGGADACDVMAGLPWELKMPKLIGVKLTGKLNGWAAPKDIILKVAGILTVKGGTGCIIEYFGEGAQSLSCTGKGTICNMGAEVGATTSTFAYDESMSRYLRATNRADVADLADALAEHLTADPEVYANPEKYFDQLIEINLDELEPHLNGPFTPDLATPISKMKEAAAANGWPTKVEVGLIGSCTNSSYEDISRAVSLAKQVSEKNLKTKAEFTITPGSEQVRYTIERDGFLETFDKIGATVFANACGPCIGMWNRVGAEKKEKNTIVHSFNRNFAKRADGNPNTYAFVASPEIVTALAIAGDLTFNPMTDTLVNEDGVEVKLDPPTGDELPVKGFAVDDPGYQAPAADGSSVQVIVDPNSQRLQLLEPFPAWEGTDLKGLKLLIKVKGKCTTDHISMAGPWLKYRGHLDNISNNLLIGAVNYFNDKTDNVKNQLTGEYGPVPATQRAYKAAGIGSIVVGDENYGEGSSREHAAMEPRHLGVRAVLVKSFARIHETNLKKQGMLALTFANKDDYEKIQEDDTIDIIGLTEFAPGKPLTLVLHHADGTSEEILANHSYNAQQIEWFKAGGALNIIRKQFAGNN
- the sigW_3 gene encoding ECF RNA polymerase sigma factor SigW; translated protein: MFLAIIRYKNNGTYLEIVQEIAIDPLVERCRTGDRTAYYAVYRQYSKAMLSSSMRILNNLADAEDVVQEAFVDAFKNLDRFTYKSSFEAWLRRIVINKSINLIRKRKVYFSDIDSTNLSSLKEDEFDEEQWDYNIEQIKKAIAQLPDRHRIIFNLYAVDGIPQEEIALMLKLSHNNVRTLYHRAKKKIMEFINYEQKR